One window from the genome of Papaver somniferum cultivar HN1 unplaced genomic scaffold, ASM357369v1 unplaced-scaffold_84, whole genome shotgun sequence encodes:
- the LOC113345972 gene encoding protein FAF-like, chloroplastic, whose amino-acid sequence MSGGTTCVKQVSLSEQPFQGFVCETTTNSSATANSLRRTLSAVDMSFKIADDQDVERKNGFSQQQQQQPGGQLDIWSSILIQKPSSLPSPYVHPLVKSKSCLSIKSLEICTENLGSESGSDGYPHSDSSLYDTEEEEIEAIEQPDLVEQKKEVVIMKYSNKSLLPPSSVRRSFPPPLKSLSKPAGEGIQMKTLRKDGRLILEAVPVPTSTNCFNAQRQDGRLVLKFATPIPESKSESFDDKEDIFETSNEEVDLQCSHDIEIEEQEEGNKGIVLEMTPKLPTGVINVHRSVLMVNNFTGLTNNRNNWSSSSNLKNKLEKMTNSPSVELLPQSLPISPATLAAVGAPRMSSSRLIPEQQTAEADTAVEPSFNRYEYGWRTDTTSSVVSAISRIHLLLDQQPDNKDTYHNNNNSNTLVRSKNSYYVKNNNDSLFVKDSTTTKGANYKEEKQNGHGEKVVDQHLIVPAYCKLEPRRSVVFWEPPFCIATS is encoded by the coding sequence ATGTCAGGTGGTACTACTTGTGTAAAGCAAGTGTCACTAAGTGAACAACCCTTTCAAGGATTTGTATGTGAAACTACTACTAATAGTAGTGCTACTGCTAATTCATTGAGAAGGACACTTTCAGCTGTTGATATGTCTTTTAAAATCGCTGATGATCAAGATGTTGAACGAAAGAATGGTTTttctcaacaacagcaacaacaacctgGAGGACAGCTTGATATTTGGAGTTCCATTCTAATTCAAAAACcatcatctcttccatctcctTATGTTCATCCTCTTGTCAAATCCAAGAGTTGTTTAAGTATTAAAAGTCTTGAGATTTGTACTGAAAACTTAGGCTCTGAATCTGGGTCTGATGGTTACCCTCATTCAGACAGTAGTCTTTAcgatactgaagaagaagaaatagaagcaattGAACAACCAGATTTAGTAGAACAGAAGAAGGAAGTGGTAATAATGAAATACAGTAATAAATCATTACTGCCACCGTCATCAGTTCGTAGATCTTTCCCACCCCCTCTGAAGTCACTCTCTAAACCAGCAGGAGAAGGTATTCAAATGAAAACTCTTCGTAAAGATGGAAGATTAATTCTTGAAGCTGTCCCTGTTCCTACTTCTACAAACTGCTTCAATGCTCAACGTCAAGACGGTCGTCTTGTTCTTAAATTTGCTACACCTATTCCAGAATCCAAATCAGAATCATTCGACgataaagaagatattttcgAAACCAGCAATGAGGAAGTAGACCTCCAATGTAGTCATGACATTGagattgaagaacaagaagaaggaaACAAAGGGATTGTGTTGGAAATGACTCCAAAACTGCCAACTGGAGTGATAAATGTTCACAGATCAGTATTAATGGTGAATAACTTTACAGGTCTGACAAACAACAGGAATAATTGGTCATCATCATCTAATCTGAAAAACAAGTTGGAAAAAATGACGAATTCACCATCAGTAGAACTACTTCCACAATCACTTCCAATATCACCAGCAACATTAGCTGCAGTTGGGGCACCACGAATGTCGTCGTCCCGATTAATACCGGAACAACAAACTGCTGAGGCTGATACAGCGGTAGAGCCTTCTTTCAACAGATATGAGTACGGTTGGCGGACGGATACTACATCCTCAGTGGTATCAGCAATTAGTAGAATTCATCTTCTACTTGACCAACAACCCGACAACAAAGATActtaccacaacaacaacaacagtaacaCTCTCGTAAGGAGTAAGAACAGTTACTACGTTAAGAATAATAATGATAGTTTATTTGTCAAGGATTCAACAACAACGAAAGGAGCAAATTATAAGGAGGAGAAGCAGAATGGCCATGGAGAAAAGGTTGTAGATCAACATTTGATAGTTCCAGCGTACTGCAAACTGGAACCAAGGAGATCTGTAGTATTTTGGGAACCACCATTTTGCATAGCCACATCTTAA
- the LOC113345812 gene encoding protein FAF-like, chloroplastic: MSSATTNSLRRTLSAVDMSKIYDQHVEPKNAFARQQQGKLDIWCSILTQNSSSLPPPYVHPLVKQSKSCLSLKSLEICTENLGSESGSDGYPYSDISLSDTEEEEEGAIEQVVVVDERSEIVKVDKNKVVAANYIKKYSSPPSAARRSFPPPLKSLSKPGGGGIQMKTHRKDGRLVLESVSVPTSQNWFKAQRKDGRLVLTFTSSIPESKSLEHVFETDEEVEFDFSPDNEIEEPRKEEEEEDKGLVLGMTSTRVPELPTRVMKVHRSALMVNKFTGLTNNMNNWSSSSNLKNKLEKILNSPSTKLLPQSLPVSPPTSAPGAPPPPRRSSQLIPYTLPQQTIGVTAATVEASSSNRYEYFWRNNTSSMVSVGGIHHSLNQQSLPNNKNPYHHNNNNSNNLIRNKNNYITNNNSNNFSSKGSATTTKGRKDYKEEKQYCNGEKIVDQHLMVPAYCKPEHIRRSLVFWEPHCIATS, encoded by the coding sequence ATGTCAAGTGCTACTACTAACTCATTGAGAAGGACACTTTCAGCAGTTGACATGTCTAAGATTTATGATCAACACGTCGAACCAAAGAATGCTTTTGCTCGACAACAACAAGGAAAGCTTGATATTTGGTGTTCGATTTTAACTCAAaattcatcatctcttccacctccATATGTTCATCCTCTTGTCAAACAATCCAAGAGTTGTTTATCTCTTAAAAGCCTTGAGATTTGTACTGAAAACTTAGGTTCTGAATCTGGGTCTGATGGTTATCCTTATTCAGACATTAGTCTTTCTGAtactgaagaggaagaagaaggagcaaTTGAACAAGTAGTTGTAGTGGATGAGAGATCAGAAATAGTCAAAGTTGATAAGAATAAAGTAGTAGCTGCAAATTACATTAAGAAGTACTCATCACCACCATCAGCAGCTCGTAGATCTTTCCCACCCCCACTTAAATCACTCTCTAAACCAGGAGGAGGAGGTATTCAAATGAAAACTCATCGCAAAGATGGAAGATTAGTTCTTGAATCTGTCTCTGTTCCTACTTCTCAAAATTGGTTCAAAGCTCAACGCAAAGACGGTCGTCTTGTTCTTACCTTCACATCATCTATCCCAGAATCCAAATCATTGGAACATGTTTTCGAAACAGATGAGGAAGTAGAATTCGATTTTAGTCCTGATAATGAGATTGAAGAACCcagaaaggaggaagaagaagaagacaaagggCTTGTGTTGGGAATGACGAGTACTAGAGTTCCAGAACTGCCAACTCGAGTGATGAAAGTTCACAGATCTGCATTGATGGTGAATAAGTTTACAGGTCTGACAAACAACATGAATAATTGGTCATCATCATCTAATCTAAAAAATAAGTTGGAAAAAATATTAAATTCACCATCAACTAAATTACTACCACAATCACTTCCAGTATCACCACCAACATCAGCTCCCGGGGCACCACCGCCACCACGAAGGTCGTCTCAATTAATACCGTACACACTTCCACAACAAACCATTGGGGTGACGGCGGCAACTGTAGAGGCTTCTTCTTCCAACAGATATGAGTATTTTTGGCGAAATAATACATCCTCAATGGTATCAGTTGGTGGAATCCATCATTCACTTAACCAACAATCACTACCCAACAATAAAAATCCTTACCACCACAATAACAACAACAGTAATAATCTCATAAGGAACAAGAATAATTACATCACCAACAACAAtagtaataatttctcttctaagggttcagcaacaacaacaaaaggaaGGAAAGATTATAAGGAGGAGAAACAATATTGCAATGGAGAAAAGATTGTTGATCAACATTTGATGGTTCCAGCTTACTGCAAACCAGAACACATAAGGAGATCTTTAGTGTTTTGGGAACCTCATTGCATTGCTACATCTTAA